Proteins found in one Leptospira bouyouniensis genomic segment:
- the ccoN gene encoding cytochrome-c oxidase, cbb3-type subunit I — protein MATEKTQYDDFIVKGFIISALVWGVASMTFGVIIAFQLVYPQLNLELPWTSFGRLRPLHTNAAIFGFALSVIFATAYHTVQRLCRTRMWNDTLSKLHLALYNLSIVLAAITLPLGYSQSKEYAELEWPIDLLIVVWYVIFFANYLMTVLKRKEEQMYVAIWFYIASFVTVPLLFIVNNIVIPAGFLKSYSVYAGVFDANIQWWYGHNAVAFVLTTPFLGLMYYYLPKHIKQPIYSHRLSIIHFWSLIFIYIWAGPHHLLYSPIPEWLQTTGMVFSIMLWMPSWGGMLNGFLTLTQAKDKIKVDATLKMMLAAVTFYGMSTFEGPLLSIRAVSALGHNTDWIIGHVHSGTLGWVGFMSAAALYYLVPRLWNANLYSEKLANAHFWLGTLGILLYIISMWVSGITEGSMWRAVGENGELVYKDWVEIVEFLKPFRLFRAIGGTLYLTGIILMVYNFIKTIQNKDSGFVEQDLRIGVKS, from the coding sequence TTGGCTACGGAAAAAACTCAATATGACGATTTTATCGTAAAAGGGTTTATCATTTCAGCGTTAGTCTGGGGCGTTGCTTCTATGACATTTGGTGTCATCATTGCGTTCCAACTTGTGTATCCACAGCTGAATTTGGAATTACCTTGGACGAGCTTCGGAAGATTACGACCATTGCATACAAATGCTGCCATTTTTGGATTTGCATTAAGTGTGATCTTCGCCACTGCTTATCATACAGTACAAAGACTTTGTCGCACAAGAATGTGGAATGACACTCTTTCCAAACTGCATTTGGCATTATACAACTTATCGATTGTTTTAGCTGCAATTACGTTACCACTTGGTTACAGCCAATCAAAAGAATATGCTGAATTAGAATGGCCTATCGACTTACTGATTGTTGTATGGTACGTTATCTTTTTTGCAAACTACCTAATGACAGTGCTCAAACGAAAAGAAGAACAAATGTATGTTGCCATTTGGTTTTACATTGCTTCGTTTGTAACGGTTCCCCTACTTTTCATTGTGAATAACATTGTGATCCCTGCTGGATTTTTAAAATCGTATTCAGTTTATGCAGGTGTTTTCGATGCAAATATCCAATGGTGGTATGGACACAATGCCGTGGCTTTCGTTTTAACCACTCCATTTTTGGGACTGATGTACTACTACCTCCCAAAACACATCAAACAACCAATTTACTCACATAGACTATCCATCATTCACTTTTGGTCTCTCATCTTTATCTACATTTGGGCAGGCCCTCACCACTTATTGTATTCACCAATCCCTGAGTGGTTACAAACTACAGGAATGGTATTTTCCATCATGTTATGGATGCCATCATGGGGAGGTATGTTAAATGGATTTTTAACACTTACCCAAGCAAAAGACAAAATCAAAGTGGATGCAACCCTCAAAATGATGTTAGCTGCTGTAACTTTTTATGGTATGTCAACATTTGAAGGACCGCTTCTTTCCATCCGAGCAGTATCCGCTCTTGGACACAACACTGACTGGATCATTGGTCACGTTCACTCTGGAACCCTTGGTTGGGTTGGATTTATGTCTGCAGCTGCATTGTATTACCTAGTCCCTAGACTTTGGAATGCTAACCTCTATAGTGAAAAATTGGCGAATGCTCATTTCTGGCTCGGAACTCTCGGGATCTTACTTTATATCATTTCGATGTGGGTATCTGGTATCACAGAAGGTTCAATGTGGAGAGCCGTTGGCGAAAACGGTGAACTCGTTTACAAAGACTGGGTTGAAATCGTTGAGTTTTTAAAACCATTCCGTTTATTCCGAGCGATTGGAGGGACACTCTATCTAACAGGGATTATCCTTATGGTGTATAACTTTATCAAAACCATTCAAAACAAAGACAGTGGTTTTGTGGAACAAGACTTACGTATAGGAGTGAAATCATAA
- a CDS encoding glutamate synthase subunit beta, whose product MGKPTGFLEFKKEYLQKIEPKERVKNYKEFEKPFPEAVAKDQGARCMDCGIPFCHGDTGCPVDNLIPEFNDFVYRGRWKEAWENLSKTNNFPEFTGRLCPAPCESACTLGIIEPPVSIKSIERTIIDRAWEEGWVIPQTPTSKSGKKVAVVGSGPAGLAAGQQLARAGHTVTIFEKNDRIGGLLRYGIPDFKMEKRHIDRRMKQMEAEGVTFKTNVNVGVDITAKQLLADFDAVVLACGSEVPRDLPVEGRNHKGIHFAMEFLTKNNKHVAGDAIDIINAKDKHVIVIGGGDTGSDCVGTSNRHGAKSVTQIELFPEPPKDRDKSTPWPLYPKMLRTSTSHEEGVSRKWAVSTMGFKANEKGEVSAIYGSEVKEENGKFLPVPGTEFEWPADLVFLAMGFVNPVKEGLLADLQKEGLELDGRGNVKADFGTKDGSFATTVPKVYACGDVRRGQSLIVWAISEGRKCADQVHQFLTSEVEA is encoded by the coding sequence GTGGGTAAACCAACAGGATTTTTAGAATTTAAGAAAGAATACCTTCAAAAGATTGAACCGAAGGAAAGAGTTAAAAACTACAAAGAGTTTGAAAAACCTTTCCCTGAGGCTGTTGCCAAAGACCAAGGGGCTCGTTGTATGGACTGTGGGATTCCATTTTGCCATGGCGATACAGGTTGCCCAGTAGACAACCTCATTCCTGAATTCAATGACTTTGTTTATCGGGGTCGATGGAAAGAAGCTTGGGAAAATTTATCCAAAACTAATAACTTCCCTGAGTTCACAGGAAGGTTATGCCCTGCTCCTTGTGAATCAGCTTGTACCCTTGGAATCATTGAGCCACCAGTTTCCATTAAGTCCATCGAACGGACCATCATTGACCGTGCTTGGGAAGAAGGTTGGGTCATCCCACAAACTCCCACGTCTAAATCAGGAAAAAAAGTTGCCGTTGTTGGATCAGGTCCTGCAGGACTTGCCGCAGGACAGCAGTTAGCTCGTGCCGGGCATACAGTGACAATCTTTGAAAAAAATGATCGTATCGGTGGCCTACTCCGTTACGGAATCCCTGATTTTAAAATGGAAAAAAGACATATTGACCGCCGTATGAAACAAATGGAAGCGGAAGGTGTTACATTTAAAACGAATGTAAACGTGGGTGTTGATATCACCGCAAAACAACTTTTAGCTGACTTTGATGCAGTGGTTCTCGCTTGTGGTTCTGAAGTTCCAAGAGACTTACCAGTAGAAGGACGTAACCACAAGGGCATCCATTTTGCTATGGAGTTTTTAACCAAAAACAACAAACACGTTGCAGGTGATGCAATCGATATCATAAATGCAAAAGACAAACACGTGATTGTCATTGGTGGTGGTGATACTGGTTCTGACTGTGTGGGAACTTCCAACAGACATGGTGCCAAATCAGTCACTCAAATTGAACTTTTTCCTGAACCACCAAAAGACCGCGACAAGTCCACTCCTTGGCCTTTGTATCCAAAGATGCTTCGCACTTCCACTTCTCATGAAGAAGGTGTGAGCCGCAAATGGGCCGTTTCGACAATGGGTTTTAAAGCCAACGAAAAAGGAGAAGTGAGTGCCATTTATGGATCAGAAGTGAAAGAAGAAAATGGAAAGTTCCTTCCAGTCCCTGGAACCGAGTTTGAATGGCCCGCCGACCTCGTCTTTTTGGCGATGGGATTTGTGAACCCAGTCAAAGAAGGCCTCCTAGCTGATTTGCAAAAAGAAGGTCTGGAACTGGACGGTCGAGGCAACGTGAAAGCTGATTTCGGTACAAAAGATGGTTCTTTTGCGACAACTGTCCCAAAAGTCTATGCTTGTGGAGATGTCAGACGAGGACAATCCCTGATTGTTTGGGCAATTTCCGAAGGCAGAAAATGCGCTGACCAAGTGCACCAATTTTTGACATCGGAAGTAGAAGCTTAA
- a CDS encoding shikimate kinase, which produces MNIILIGARGAGKSKVSRSLSKQTEIPVVSTDSIAVYEAGGIPIPEFVEKNGWKAFRELEYSILQKLQKANGIILDCGGGILFDLDEMGNEIKSEKKLQTLRNIGRIVYLERGIDELVEKVKGDKTRPDLSKITSYKTILEKRIPVYQEAAHFKLNLSKLSKEEAAEKILDWIGIK; this is translated from the coding sequence ATGAATATCATATTAATCGGAGCAAGAGGTGCGGGAAAATCAAAAGTTTCTCGTTCCCTTTCCAAACAAACAGAAATTCCCGTGGTCTCCACAGATTCTATCGCAGTTTACGAAGCGGGTGGCATACCAATCCCAGAATTTGTAGAAAAAAATGGATGGAAGGCATTTAGAGAATTAGAATATTCCATTTTACAAAAATTACAAAAAGCAAATGGGATCATTTTAGATTGTGGTGGTGGGATTTTATTTGATTTGGATGAGATGGGGAATGAAATTAAAAGTGAAAAAAAATTACAAACCCTAAGGAATATCGGGCGGATTGTATACTTAGAACGTGGAATCGATGAACTTGTCGAAAAAGTGAAAGGTGACAAAACAAGACCCGATCTTTCCAAAATCACTTCTTACAAAACGATTTTAGAAAAGCGAATACCCGTTTACCAAGAAGCAGCTCATTTCAAATTAAATCTTTCGAAACTTTCCAAAGAAGAAGCGGCCGAAAAGATTTTAGATTGGATTGGGATCAAATAA
- the gltB gene encoding glutamate synthase large subunit, which yields MSKSNQPPILPPLGPQAQGMYDPAMDKDSCGVGFIANYKGKRSRDIVDKGIRLMCNLEHRGAEGADPKTGDGAGIMINIPDAFFRKNLPFTLPKEGDYAVGFLFLPQNAEVRAAVENVIEKIIIDEGEDFLGFRDVPVNKEYAGVVASKTIPVFKQVFIGKKSKKIKTSDDFERKLFLIRRLIDRRIRAELKLDRSQYYVPSFSSRTIVYKGMLLGDQVKKFYEDLKSPDLTSAFCLTHTRFSTNTFPTWDLAHPYRQIAHNGEINTLRGNMNWMAARQMVMQSPLYGDELKRMLPIVMEGQSDTATFDTVLELLVMGGRALPHAVMMMIPEAWSKNKAMDADRRAFYEYHATFMEPWDGPAAIAFTDGRIIGATLDRNGLRPARYIVTKDDEVIMSSEAGVLNLPPEEVLVQDRLRPGRMLLIDMEKGQILDDEEIKKQISTQKPYRKWVEDNMIRLGSLPDPENVKQPQHETILERQRAFGYTHEDVFTLIKPMGVSGEEPVGSMGVDSSLAVLSEKPQPLFRYFKQNFAQVTNPPIDPIREELVMELTTYIGPEGNLLSEEPEHAHRLELEHPILTNEHFEKIKQISEGHFKAKTFEILFDPSKKHDMRNSLDRVCADAAKAIREQGVNLIILTDHGVGEKRAAIPSLLAVAGLHHYLIREGLRTKAGIVLESGEPREVAHFALLCGYGANAINPYLAFETIADLSLQGLLPEVSDYKEAKKKYIKSIGKGLFKVFSKMGISTLQSYCGAQIFEAVGLDSELVNTYFAGTQSRIEGLSLEMLEEETVRRHKSAYDPTFFPNNLEPGGVHYYRKNGDSHLYTPITVHKLQKATQENDYKTFKEFSALIDNQNERAITLRSLFQLDFEGSKAIPIEEVESVKSILKRFQTGAMSHGSISWEAHTTLAIAMNRIGAKSNTGEGGEDPVRFKTLPNGDSMRSAIKQVASARFGVTMEYLTNADDIQIKMAQGAKPGEGGQLPGHKVDKYIGWLRYSTPGVTLISPPPHHDIYSIEDLKQLIFDLKNSNPRARISVKLVSESGVGTVAAGVAKAHADHILIAGHEGGTGASPISSIHHAGTPWELGLSETHQTLVANGLRDRVYLAVDGKLLTGKDVVVGALLGAEEFGFSTSALVSVGCIMMRKCHLNTCPVGVATQDEFLRSKFTGKPEYVVNFMTFVAEEVREIMAKLGFRTFEEMIGQVEKIKFKRPHHHWKARGLDFSKVLHRPNPVFPTGLYRAKEQNHHLDEQIDNELIRKSLAAIDHKQPVKIQTTIVNLNRSVGTMLSHEVTKKYGVDGLAEDTIDIEFTGTAGQSFGAFVTKGMTLRLIGEGNDYVGKGLCGGKLIFQTPKSAPYKAEENIVIGNTCFIGATGGHAYVNGMAGERFCVRNSGAHVIVEGTGDHGCEYMTGGRVIILGEIGRNFAAGMSGGIAYLWDPKKNKEALINKEMVDLDPLTDASEIAEIKKMVEDHKKYTGSKRAEEVLNKWDEVIKQMIKVIPRDYKKALEKMASENGSGKQIKEGVTARG from the coding sequence ATGTCAAAATCTAACCAACCACCCATCCTTCCGCCACTCGGCCCACAGGCCCAAGGTATGTATGATCCTGCCATGGACAAAGACTCCTGTGGTGTTGGTTTTATCGCAAATTATAAGGGCAAACGTTCCCGTGACATCGTAGACAAAGGGATCCGCCTGATGTGTAACCTCGAACACCGAGGAGCAGAAGGTGCGGACCCAAAAACGGGAGATGGTGCAGGGATTATGATCAATATCCCCGATGCTTTTTTCCGCAAAAACCTACCCTTCACCTTACCTAAAGAAGGTGATTATGCAGTTGGATTTTTATTCTTACCGCAAAATGCAGAAGTAAGAGCGGCAGTCGAAAACGTAATCGAAAAAATCATCATTGATGAAGGGGAAGATTTTCTTGGATTCCGAGATGTCCCTGTGAACAAAGAGTATGCAGGGGTCGTTGCTTCCAAAACCATCCCTGTCTTCAAACAAGTGTTCATCGGGAAAAAATCCAAAAAAATCAAAACTTCTGATGATTTTGAAAGAAAACTATTCCTTATCAGACGACTCATCGACAGAAGAATTCGTGCAGAACTGAAACTCGATCGTTCCCAATACTACGTTCCAAGTTTTTCTTCCCGTACGATTGTATACAAAGGGATGTTGCTTGGTGACCAAGTAAAAAAATTCTATGAAGACTTAAAGTCACCAGACCTCACTTCGGCGTTTTGTTTGACTCATACAAGGTTTTCCACAAATACCTTCCCTACTTGGGACTTGGCTCACCCGTATCGTCAAATTGCGCACAACGGTGAAATCAACACTTTACGCGGAAACATGAATTGGATGGCAGCTCGTCAGATGGTGATGCAATCTCCGTTATACGGTGATGAACTCAAAAGAATGCTTCCCATCGTTATGGAAGGTCAATCGGATACAGCTACTTTTGATACTGTCCTTGAATTACTTGTGATGGGAGGAAGGGCATTACCACATGCTGTCATGATGATGATCCCAGAAGCTTGGTCAAAAAACAAGGCAATGGACGCCGACAGACGTGCGTTTTACGAATACCATGCGACATTTATGGAACCTTGGGATGGTCCTGCTGCCATTGCCTTTACTGATGGAAGGATCATTGGTGCCACTCTTGACCGTAATGGATTAAGACCAGCGCGTTATATTGTTACAAAAGATGATGAAGTGATCATGTCATCTGAAGCAGGAGTTCTCAACCTTCCACCAGAAGAAGTCCTTGTCCAAGACAGACTTCGTCCAGGTAGAATGCTTCTCATCGATATGGAAAAAGGTCAGATCCTTGACGACGAAGAAATCAAAAAACAAATCTCGACCCAAAAACCATACCGTAAATGGGTTGAGGACAATATGATTCGATTGGGATCACTCCCTGATCCTGAGAACGTCAAACAACCGCAACACGAAACGATTTTAGAAAGACAAAGGGCGTTCGGATATACACATGAAGATGTATTTACCCTCATCAAACCAATGGGAGTTTCAGGAGAAGAACCTGTTGGTTCCATGGGTGTTGACTCATCACTTGCTGTCCTCAGCGAAAAACCACAACCCCTCTTCCGATATTTTAAACAAAACTTTGCACAGGTGACAAACCCGCCGATTGATCCAATCCGAGAAGAACTTGTGATGGAGCTTACGACTTATATTGGACCAGAAGGGAATCTTTTATCCGAAGAACCAGAACATGCTCATAGGCTTGAGTTGGAACACCCAATCCTTACCAATGAACATTTTGAAAAAATCAAACAAATCAGTGAAGGGCATTTCAAAGCAAAAACTTTCGAAATTCTATTCGATCCATCCAAAAAACATGATATGCGTAACTCTCTCGATCGTGTTTGTGCTGATGCAGCAAAAGCGATTCGGGAACAAGGAGTCAATCTCATCATCTTAACCGACCACGGTGTGGGTGAAAAAAGAGCAGCTATCCCATCTTTACTTGCGGTAGCGGGTCTCCACCACTACCTCATCAGAGAAGGACTCCGCACAAAAGCGGGTATCGTTTTGGAATCTGGGGAACCAAGAGAAGTAGCCCACTTTGCTCTGTTATGCGGATATGGTGCAAATGCCATCAACCCTTACTTAGCATTTGAAACGATTGCAGACTTGTCGTTACAAGGACTTCTGCCAGAAGTCTCTGACTACAAAGAAGCAAAGAAAAAATATATCAAATCCATTGGGAAAGGACTTTTCAAAGTTTTCTCAAAAATGGGAATTTCCACATTACAATCGTATTGTGGGGCGCAAATTTTTGAAGCAGTAGGTCTTGATTCAGAACTTGTAAACACTTACTTTGCAGGAACACAATCACGTATTGAAGGCCTTTCTTTAGAGATGTTGGAAGAAGAAACGGTTCGTCGTCACAAATCGGCATACGACCCAACTTTTTTCCCAAATAACTTAGAGCCAGGTGGAGTACATTATTACCGTAAAAATGGTGATAGCCATCTTTACACACCGATCACAGTTCATAAATTACAAAAGGCAACACAAGAAAACGATTACAAAACGTTCAAAGAGTTTTCGGCTCTCATCGACAACCAAAATGAAAGAGCGATCACACTCCGAAGTTTGTTCCAATTGGATTTCGAAGGTTCCAAAGCCATCCCAATCGAGGAAGTGGAATCAGTAAAATCCATCCTCAAACGTTTCCAAACGGGAGCGATGAGCCATGGTTCCATTTCTTGGGAAGCACATACTACTCTTGCCATTGCTATGAACCGCATTGGAGCCAAATCCAATACGGGTGAAGGTGGAGAAGACCCAGTTCGTTTCAAAACCTTACCGAATGGAGATAGCATGCGTTCGGCGATCAAACAGGTTGCTTCCGCAAGATTTGGTGTGACAATGGAATACCTCACCAATGCTGATGACATCCAAATCAAAATGGCGCAGGGCGCTAAACCAGGTGAAGGTGGACAGCTACCAGGCCATAAAGTCGATAAATACATTGGTTGGTTACGTTACTCCACACCAGGTGTGACACTGATCTCCCCTCCTCCTCACCATGACATCTATTCGATTGAAGATTTAAAACAGCTCATCTTCGATTTAAAAAATTCAAACCCTAGAGCACGTATCTCCGTCAAACTCGTTTCGGAATCGGGTGTGGGGACTGTGGCAGCAGGTGTGGCAAAAGCACATGCGGATCATATCCTCATTGCAGGGCACGAAGGGGGAACAGGAGCAAGTCCAATTTCTTCTATCCACCATGCGGGAACTCCTTGGGAACTTGGACTTTCGGAAACCCACCAAACACTCGTTGCGAATGGACTTCGTGATCGTGTTTACCTCGCCGTAGATGGAAAACTCCTGACGGGAAAAGATGTGGTTGTGGGAGCTCTCCTTGGTGCAGAAGAATTTGGATTCTCCACTTCCGCACTTGTATCAGTGGGTTGTATCATGATGCGTAAATGCCATCTCAATACTTGCCCAGTGGGAGTTGCTACCCAAGATGAATTTTTGAGAAGTAAGTTCACAGGAAAACCTGAGTACGTTGTGAACTTTATGACCTTTGTTGCGGAAGAAGTTCGTGAGATCATGGCAAAACTTGGTTTCAGAACGTTCGAAGAAATGATTGGCCAAGTGGAAAAAATCAAATTCAAACGACCACACCACCACTGGAAGGCACGTGGTTTAGATTTTAGCAAAGTGCTCCATAGACCAAACCCTGTTTTCCCAACAGGTCTCTATCGTGCCAAAGAACAAAACCACCACTTGGATGAACAAATTGATAACGAACTCATTCGCAAATCCCTTGCAGCGATTGACCACAAACAACCTGTGAAAATCCAAACAACCATTGTGAACCTAAACCGTTCTGTGGGAACAATGCTCAGCCACGAAGTCACGAAAAAATATGGTGTGGATGGACTCGCAGAAGATACAATCGACATCGAATTCACAGGAACCGCAGGACAGTCGTTTGGTGCTTTTGTGACCAAAGGGATGACACTTCGCCTCATTGGAGAAGGAAACGATTATGTTGGGAAAGGACTATGTGGTGGAAAACTCATTTTCCAAACTCCAAAATCGGCTCCGTACAAAGCCGAAGAAAACATCGTCATCGGTAACACTTGTTTTATCGGGGCAACTGGTGGTCATGCTTATGTCAACGGGATGGCTGGCGAACGATTCTGCGTGAGAAATTCCGGAGCCCATGTCATTGTAGAAGGAACTGGAGACCATGGTTGCGAATACATGACCGGGGGACGAGTGATCATTCTTGGTGAGATTGGCCGTAACTTTGCTGCTGGTATGTCTGGTGGAATTGCTTACCTTTGGGATCCGAAGAAAAACAAAGAGGCTCTCATCAACAAAGAGATGGTCGACTTAGATCCGTTAACCGACGCATCTGAAATTGCCGAAATCAAAAAGATGGTAGAAGACCATAAAAAATACACTGGTTCCAAACGTGCAGAAGAAGTTCTAAACAAATGGGATGAAGTAATCAAACAAATGATCAAAGTGATTCCGAGAGATTACAAAAAAGCCTTAGAAAAAATGGCTTCTGAAAATGGATCGGGAAAACAAATTAAAGAGGGGGTAACAGCTCGTGGGTAA
- a CDS encoding LA_0442/LA_0875 N-terminal domain-containing protein, whose product MKLTEKQILKIATLLVVLSANLNAENILLKKGGTLKGKVVEQDQYKLKIRKEDGTTVVLSKTEILKVVYKDHLTAAEEDKLRKAEEEKERIKREKEEAARLKKEQEDAARLEKENAKNNAALEAEAKRKQEEEAKLAEAEKKNLTRNGAAWRSAVLPGWGQWKQGRKVQAFVYPSIIAVGLFFTYDKHRMYLNAKRDYNNLDNPYTTNGLIRAAFTPQTAAVSPAEAVVISQVGPFKGQRESVERHYQEMQYIGIATLLVYVWNIFDAYYFHPTGSGLSIDDTRKEKFFLHSSVDRVGYHPTAIAGDRGIEHRTQLGYEVTF is encoded by the coding sequence TTGAAACTAACTGAAAAACAAATCCTAAAAATCGCAACTCTTTTGGTAGTCCTTTCGGCCAACCTAAACGCAGAGAACATCCTACTTAAAAAAGGTGGAACTCTCAAAGGGAAGGTTGTAGAACAAGACCAATACAAACTTAAAATTAGAAAAGAAGACGGAACAACTGTTGTTTTAAGCAAAACAGAAATTTTAAAAGTTGTATATAAAGACCACCTAACAGCCGCAGAGGAAGATAAACTCAGAAAAGCGGAAGAAGAAAAAGAACGAATCAAACGTGAAAAAGAAGAAGCTGCAAGGCTCAAAAAAGAGCAAGAGGATGCTGCTCGTTTAGAAAAAGAAAACGCTAAAAATAATGCTGCATTAGAAGCGGAAGCGAAACGTAAACAAGAAGAAGAAGCAAAACTCGCAGAAGCAGAAAAAAAGAACCTAACACGTAACGGTGCCGCTTGGCGATCTGCTGTTCTGCCAGGTTGGGGTCAATGGAAACAAGGCAGAAAAGTGCAAGCCTTTGTTTATCCTTCGATCATTGCTGTGGGACTCTTTTTTACGTATGACAAACACCGCATGTATTTAAATGCAAAAAGAGATTATAATAATTTAGATAACCCTTATACAACCAATGGACTTATCCGAGCTGCCTTTACACCACAAACCGCAGCGGTGTCACCAGCTGAAGCTGTGGTCATAAGCCAAGTGGGACCATTTAAAGGCCAAAGGGAATCTGTTGAAAGGCATTACCAAGAAATGCAATACATAGGTATTGCCACCTTACTTGTGTATGTTTGGAATATTTTTGATGCTTATTACTTTCACCCAACTGGTTCAGGTCTTAGTATCGATGATACAAGAAAAGAAAAGTTTTTCCTTCATTCAAGTGTAGACAGAGTTGGATATCACCCAACTGCGATTGCAGGTGATAGAGGAATTGAACACCGTACACAATTAGGTTATGAAGTCACCTTCTAA
- the ccoO gene encoding cytochrome-c oxidase, cbb3-type subunit II produces MFGFSKLLDWFSEIADRWDTKGVKFTVYTTIAVVIGGLFELIPPFFLTKTVTPISTVKPYSALELAGRDTYQKEGCIGCHTQMVRPFKWEVDRFDPTKSYGRTGYSKGGEFVYDHPFLWGSKRTGPDLAHESQMLRSDEWHKNHLINPRTVGGVPNSIMPAYPWLFEESHKVDVEQVVANMKALRSIGVPYTDEDLANAPSLLKDKTEGQALVAYLQKLGRDSAELQKGMK; encoded by the coding sequence ATGTTTGGTTTTAGCAAATTATTAGATTGGTTTTCAGAAATTGCTGACCGTTGGGACACAAAAGGGGTTAAGTTTACTGTCTATACAACCATTGCGGTTGTGATTGGTGGACTCTTTGAACTCATCCCACCGTTTTTTTTGACAAAAACAGTCACACCTATTTCCACAGTGAAACCTTATTCCGCATTGGAACTAGCAGGTCGTGATACATACCAAAAGGAAGGTTGTATTGGTTGCCACACTCAGATGGTTCGACCTTTCAAATGGGAAGTGGATCGTTTTGATCCAACCAAATCTTATGGCAGAACTGGTTACTCAAAAGGTGGTGAGTTTGTATACGACCATCCATTCCTTTGGGGTTCCAAACGAACTGGTCCAGATTTAGCTCACGAATCACAAATGTTACGTTCTGACGAGTGGCACAAAAACCATTTGATTAACCCAAGAACTGTTGGTGGAGTTCCCAATTCAATTATGCCAGCATACCCTTGGTTGTTTGAAGAATCTCATAAAGTGGATGTGGAACAAGTTGTTGCTAACATGAAGGCTCTCAGATCCATCGGTGTTCCTTACACAGATGAAGACTTGGCAAATGCACCTTCGCTTCTAAAAGATAAAACAGAAGGGCAAGCACTTGTTGCTTACTTACAAAAACTTGGTCGTGACTCCGCAGAGTTACAAAAAGGAATGAAGTAA
- a CDS encoding TPM domain-containing protein, which translates to MKFLFSDLRFGIYLIFLLHLIPFGLDAKEIPRLERRVTWEQGTISKTSAEVWETILKEHEEKTTNQIAILIIRSLEGEILEEYSLKVAEEWKLGQKNLDNGVLIVLSIDDRKVRIEVGYGLEGILTDVYCHRVIQKFMIPHFKSGEYEEGVSTGLNDLLSTLDTGITPEEPSLWEEFQSFRGIGAKDGWHLYLIGLVFVGIIFLFATILAFHKEDNSIWSFFFLLIFFQWVPSIFYGYYGWLVCNFIYIFGFLFVRLTRERIVWVKMISNKISDSVVYSSGSSSGGSWSSGGGSSSGGFSGGGGSFGGGGSSGSW; encoded by the coding sequence ATGAAATTTTTATTTTCAGACCTTCGTTTTGGAATTTATCTTATCTTCCTTCTGCATCTCATCCCATTTGGTTTGGATGCAAAAGAGATTCCTCGATTAGAAAGAAGAGTTACCTGGGAACAAGGAACCATATCAAAAACGAGTGCAGAGGTTTGGGAAACAATTTTAAAAGAACACGAAGAAAAAACTACCAACCAAATTGCAATTCTCATCATACGTTCGTTAGAAGGTGAAATTTTAGAAGAATACAGCCTAAAAGTTGCGGAAGAGTGGAAATTAGGACAAAAGAATTTGGATAATGGTGTACTCATTGTACTTTCAATCGATGATAGAAAGGTAAGAATAGAAGTTGGATATGGTTTGGAAGGAATTCTCACCGATGTTTATTGCCACCGTGTGATTCAAAAATTTATGATCCCTCATTTTAAATCAGGTGAGTATGAAGAAGGGGTCAGTACCGGACTCAATGATCTCCTTTCCACATTGGATACAGGAATCACACCAGAAGAACCTAGTCTTTGGGAAGAGTTTCAATCCTTTCGGGGGATTGGTGCCAAAGATGGTTGGCACTTGTACCTTATTGGTCTTGTTTTTGTTGGTATCATTTTCCTATTTGCAACTATCTTAGCTTTCCATAAAGAAGACAATAGTATTTGGTCATTTTTCTTTTTGCTTATTTTTTTCCAATGGGTGCCTTCCATTTTTTACGGGTATTATGGTTGGCTCGTATGTAATTTCATCTATATCTTTGGATTTCTTTTTGTCCGCCTAACGAGGGAAAGAATTGTATGGGTAAAAATGATCTCAAATAAAATTTCTGATTCTGTGGTTTATTCATCTGGCAGTTCGTCAGGTGGAAGTTGGAGTTCCGGTGGTGGGTCATCCAGTGGTGGTTTTAGTGGAGGAGGGGGAAGTTTTGGGGGTGGAGGTTCGAGTGGAAGTTGGTGA